A genomic region of Arachis stenosperma cultivar V10309 chromosome 9, arast.V10309.gnm1.PFL2, whole genome shotgun sequence contains the following coding sequences:
- the LOC130951591 gene encoding B3 domain-containing protein At5g42700 — protein sequence MTAKASEYEEIRRKRLEENKKRMEALNLPNLSQALHTSPLSKSKSHSPSPLKRVKSRTIEKQVVVVRRSSRVANMPAPVYKEVVIDRVVTPRSRRYGGSYDRYRDYSKRVYASDEARQEALDKADKIQSDLQSKSHHPSFVKTMLQSHVTGGFWLGLSVQFCKTHLPNRDERITLIDEDGDEYETLYLARKTGLSAGWRGFSIAHNLVDGDALVFELISRTTFKVYIVRVNSPGEGEEQ from the exons atgacgGCAAAGGCCAGTGAATACGAGGAGATTCGCCGGAAGAGGTTGGAGGagaacaagaagaggatggaggcCCTCAATCTCCCCAATCTCTCTCAGGCCCTCCACACCTCTCCTCTTTCCAAATCCAAATCACACTCTCCCTCTCCG CTGAAGCGCGTCAAGTCACGCACCATTGAGAAGCAGGTGGTTGTGGTGAGGAGGTCCAGCCGCGTCGCCAACATGCCAGCTcctgtttacaaagaa GTGGTTATTGATCGTGTAGTCACACCTAGAAGCCGCAGATATGGCGGCTCCTACGATCGCTACAGGGATTATTCAAAGCGGGTGTATGCTTCCGATGAAGCTAGACAGGAAGCCCTAGACAAGGCCGATAAGATACAATCCGATTTGCAGTCTAAGTCTCATCATCCATCCTTCGTTAAAACCATGCTCCAGTCTCACGTCACCGGCGGATTCTGGCTG GGTCTTTCAGTCCAGTTCTGTAAGACGCATCTTCCAAATCGTGACGAAAGAATTACTCTGATTGATGAGGATGGGGATGAGTATGAAACACTATATTTGGCTCGAAAAACAGGACTTAGTGCGGGATGGAGAGGCTTTTCAATTGCTCATAACCTAGTTGATGGGGATGCTTTGGTTTTTGAACTAATTAGCCGCACTACATTCAAG GTTTACATTGTTAGAGTGAATAGTCCTGGAGAGGGTGAAGAGCAATGA